A segment of the Anaerolineae bacterium genome:
GGCGCCTCTCCCATCTCCGGCAGGACCTCGCAGTATCCCTTCTGCTGGATGGCCGCCAACTGCTCCTCCAGCACGCGCAGATGGATGGCCTCATCGTCCGCCAGGGAGAGGAACATGGCGCGCCCCTTCGGGTCCGTGGTGCGCTCGGCCGCCTTGAGGTAAAAGGCACGGCCGTCCCGCTCAAGCTGCATCCCCATTTCGATCGCCTGGCATTCTGAGGATAGGTTCATAGGACGATTCCCTCCTGTCGCCGAAAAACTGTCAGAACCGCACTTCCAACTGTATCTGCCGGCCATCGCGCCAGACCACCACCGGCACCGACTGGCCAGGGGTCATCCGCTCCACCAGATGCTGGACATCATCCGCATTCTGGATGGAGTAGCCGGCCATGCCGAGGATCACATCGCCGACGCGGATGCCGGCCCGATCTGCCGGCGACCCGGGCGTCACCTGGCCGACGTACGCGCCCTGATAGACGCCCAAGCCGTACTTGGCGGCCACCTTGGCCGCGTCCGCCACAGAGGCTCCCAGCCTCGGCCGGCCGGCGCCGGCGGTGCCGGCGGACGAGAGGGCCTGCTCGATGAGCGGCCGGTTGAAGCCGACGATGACCTGACCGTTGATGATCAGCACGGGGACGCCGCGCTGACCGGAGACCTGGATCATCTCCTGGGCATAGGCGGGATTGCTGGTCACGTCCTTTTCCGTAAAGGGGATGCCCTTCTGCCGGAGAAATTCCTTGGCCTGCCGGCAGTACGGGCATGTCGGGGTGGTGTAGATGACAACTTCCATGGGCGTCATTCCTTTCCAGGATCGATCATGACAATATGGCGGGCACTAAATCAAACCGCTCGAAGGGCGGCATGATACAGGCGCCGGCACAGGCGCGGCGGGCACATTCCAGCATCTGGCGCGCATTCCCCAGCCCGACTGCCAGCGCCTCGGGGCCGGCGCGCTCCAGCTCAGCGATCAGGGGCGCCGGAACGGAAATACCTGGCACGCGCTGGTCCAGGAAGCGAGCATGCCGAACGCTCACCAGCGGCAGGATGCCGGCGATGAGGGGCAGGTGGAACGGCTCCATCTGCCCCGCGACCCGCGCCAGATGGACCGGCTCGAACAGCGGCTGGGTGATGACGAAGCCGGCGCCGGCCTCCACCTTGCGGGCCATTTTCCGCCGCTCCGTCTCCCACTGCGCCGGTCGCGGGTCCAGCACCACGCCGGCCAGCAGGCCGGCTTCCCGCGCCATGCCGATCAGATCGGGCACTTGTACATCGGTGACGGCCCTCGACTGCGGGTCATTGCTGAAGGAGATCGCATCCCCGCTCACAATGAGGACCGCCCGCACCCCCATGGCTGCCGCGCCCCACAGCATGCCGCGCGCCGCCACGCGATTGTGGTCCCGTGCATTCAGATGCGGGACATAGGCGAACCGGCCCGGGCATTCCTGCTCCACCAGGTGGGCCACCAGCAACGGGGTCATGCGCGCCCGCGCCATGGGACTGTCAGCGATGTTCAATCCGTCCACGGGCAGGCCCATCAGGTGACTGCAAGCCCGGCTTCCGATATCCGATTTTTCGCCGGCCGGCGGCACGATC
Coding sequences within it:
- a CDS encoding methylenetetrahydrofolate reductase; its protein translation is MNTSPQDRWVEKLGRQFVVNVEIVPPAGEKSDIGSRACSHLMGLPVDGLNIADSPMARARMTPLLVAHLVEQECPGRFAYVPHLNARDHNRVAARGMLWGAAAMGVRAVLIVSGDAISFSNDPQSRAVTDVQVPDLIGMAREAGLLAGVVLDPRPAQWETERRKMARKVEAGAGFVITQPLFEPVHLARVAGQMEPFHLPLIAGILPLVSVRHARFLDQRVPGISVPAPLIAELERAGPEALAVGLGNARQMLECARRACAGACIMPPFERFDLVPAILS
- a CDS encoding PDZ domain-containing protein; its protein translation is MEVVIYTTPTCPYCRQAKEFLRQKGIPFTEKDVTSNPAYAQEMIQVSGQRGVPVLIINGQVIVGFNRPLIEQALSSAGTAGAGRPRLGASVADAAKVAAKYGLGVYQGAYVGQVTPGSPADRAGIRVGDVILGMAGYSIQNADDVQHLVERMTPGQSVPVVVWRDGRQIQLEVRF